The proteins below come from a single Vitis vinifera cultivar Pinot Noir 40024 chromosome 9, ASM3070453v1 genomic window:
- the LOC100242891 gene encoding uncharacterized protein LOC100242891 isoform X2, protein MAGVGMASLSVRASWDTLPRLPYNPHNRRKPKTPISLKPPLNPSPVTLVASPTGTVVPVAELLRRDIQNSSQVKSDKSYMGYDIWLPSPPKVKKPRSAYNAASLAYLGDCIFELYARRHFLFPPLNMEEYNDRVMAVVRCEAQDALLQKLLDDYYLSEEERDVLRWGKNIGSAKTRTKKRAGVAVYNRASSLETLVGYLYLTDVNRLEEVMRKLGFSTDASTQLGLQETDTGS, encoded by the exons ATGGCTGGTGTAGGAATGGCTTCACTGAGTGTGAGAGCTTCATGGGATACACTGCCAAGACTTCCTTACAATCCCCACAACAGAAGAAAACCCAAAACCCCCATTTCTCTTAAACCCCCCTTAAACCCATCCCCTGTCACTCTAGTTGCCTCACCCACTGGTACGGTTGTCCCTGTTGCGGAGCTCCTCAGACGCGACATTCAGAACTCCAGTCAAG TTAAATCGGATAAATCATATATGGGTTATGATATATGGTTGCCAAGTCCACCAAAAGTGAAGAAGCCTCGTTCAGCATACAATGCAGCATCATTGGCATATCTTGGAGATTGCATATTTGAG CTATATGCTCGCAGACACTTTTTGTTTCCTCCACTGAATATGGAAGAATACAATGACCGTGTGATGGCAGTAGTTCGTTGTGAAGCACAA GATGCACTCCTGCAGAAACTTCTTGATGATTATTACTTATCAGAAGAGGAAAG GGATGTTCTCCGATGGGGAAAAAATATTGGTTCAGCTAAAACACGGACAAAAAAACGTGCTGGTGTTGCAGTTTATAACAGAGCATCTTCACTGGAAACACTG GTTGGTTATCTTTACCTGACAGATGTGAATCGTTTGGAGGAGGTGATGCGTAAGTTGGGATTCTCAACTGATGCTTCTACCCAGTTGGGCTTGCAGGAAACAGATA CTGGCAGCTAA
- the LOC100248020 gene encoding DEAD-box ATP-dependent RNA helicase 20, with product MSRYDGRSGDPGSYRDRRSESGFGGASGYGSGGVRSSSSKRDLDGVESPRKPDLDGLTPFEKNFYVESPAVAAMSEKEVEQYRERREITVEGRDVPKPVMNFRDVGLPEYVMQEITKAGFAEPTPIQAQGWPMALKGRDVIGIAETGSGKTLAYLLPAIIHVNAQPILAPGDGPIVLVLAPTRELAVQIQQEAAKFGASSRIKNTCIHGGVPKGPQIRDLQKGVEIVIATPGRLIDMLESHHTNLRRVTYLVLDEADRMLDMGFEPQIRKIVSQIRPDRQTLYWSATWPKEVEQLARKFLYNPCKVVIGSADLKANHAIRQHVEIVSENQKYNRLVKLLEDIMDGGRILIFMDTKKGCDQITRQLRMDGWPALSIHGDKSQAERDWVLSEFKAGKSPIMTATDVAARGLDVKDVKFVINYDFPGSLEDYVHRIGRTGRAGAKGTAYTFFTAANARFAKELITILEEAGQRVAPELAAMGRGAPPPPSGHGGFRDRGRGHGSGRAWG from the exons ATGAGCCGCTACGATGGTCGCTCCGGCGACCCCGGTTCGTACCGTGACCGGAGGAG TGAATCAGGGTTTGGTGGGGCTTCTGGATATGGTAGTGGTGGTGTTCGCTCATCCTCAAGCAAGAGAGATCTTGATGGGGTAGAGTCACCAAGGAAGCCGGATTTGGATGGGTTAACTCCATTTGAGAAAAATTTCTATGTGGAGTCCCCAGCAGTGGCAGCAATGTCAGAGAAAGAGGTGGAGCAGTATCGGGAACGGAGGGAAATCACAGTTGAAGGCCGGGATGTTCCAAAACCAGTCATGAATTTTCGCGATGTGGGCTTGCCAG AATATGTCATGCAAGAAATTACAAAAGCTGGCTTTGCTGAACCTACACCCATCCAAGCTCAAGGATGGCCAATGGCTTTGAAGGGCCGTGATGTCATTGGTATTGCTGAAACAGGATCAGGAAAGACACTTGCATATCTATTGCCTGCAATCATCCATGTAAATGCTCAGCCAATTTTAG CTCCAGGAGATGGCCCAATTGTATTAGTTTTAGCTCCAACTCGTGAACTTGCTGTTCAGATACAACAAGAAGCAGCTAAATTTGGTGCATCATCGAGGATTAAGAATACCTGCATACATGGTGGAGTTCCTAAGGGACCTCAAATTCGTGATCTTCAGAAAG GTGTTGAAATTGTTATTGCTACACCGGGGAGGTTGATTGACATGTTGGAAAGCCATCACACAAACTTGCGAAGGGTCACTTACCTTGTGCTGGATGAGGCTGATCGGATGTTAGATATGGGTTTTGAACCGCAGATTAGAAAAATTGTTTCTCAG ATTCGTCCTGATCGTCAAACCCTCTATTGGAGTGCTACATGGCCCAAGGAGGTGGAACAACTTGCTAGGAAGTTCCTTTACAACCCATGTAAA GTGGTTATAGGATCTGCAGATCTAAAAGCTAACCATGCAATTCGTCAGCATGTGGAGATTGTTTCCGAGAATCAGAAATACAACAG ATTGGTGAAGTTGCTGGAGGATATTATGGATGGCGGCCGAATTCTTATATTCATGGACACTAAGAAAGGGTGTGACCAGATTACTCGGCAGCTTCGCATGGATGGTTGGCCGGCACTCTCAATTCATGGAGATAAGAGTCAAGCAGAAAGAGATTGGGTACTCTCAGAGTTCAAAGCTGGAAAGAGTCCGATAATGACTGCAACAGATGTTGCAGCTCGTGGTTTAG ATGTCAAGGATGTGAAATTTGTGATCAACTATGACTTCCCGGGATCTCTTGAAGATTATGTCCACCGCATTGGTCGAACAGGAAGGGCTGGGGCCAAAGGAACAGCCTACACTTTCTTCACAGCCGCCAATGCCAGATTCGCTAAGGAACTCATTACCATACTTGAGGAAGCAGGGCAGAGGGTCGCTCCGGAACTGGCAGCCATGGGTCGTGGTGCACCTCCTCCTCCATCAG GTCATGGGGGCTTCCGAGACCGTGGGAGGGGCCATGGCAGTGGACGCGCCTGGGGCTAA
- the LOC100242891 gene encoding uncharacterized protein LOC100242891 isoform X1, with amino-acid sequence MAGVGMASLSVRASWDTLPRLPYNPHNRRKPKTPISLKPPLNPSPVTLVASPTGTVVPVAELLRRDIQNSSQVKSDKSYMGYDIWLPSPPKVKKPRSAYNAASLAYLGDCIFELYARRHFLFPPLNMEEYNDRVMAVVRCEAQDALLQKLLDDYYLSEEERDVLRWGKNIGSAKTRTKKRAGVAVYNRASSLETLVGYLYLTDVNRLEEVMRKLGFSTDASTQLGLQETDTVTCVLKHC; translated from the exons ATGGCTGGTGTAGGAATGGCTTCACTGAGTGTGAGAGCTTCATGGGATACACTGCCAAGACTTCCTTACAATCCCCACAACAGAAGAAAACCCAAAACCCCCATTTCTCTTAAACCCCCCTTAAACCCATCCCCTGTCACTCTAGTTGCCTCACCCACTGGTACGGTTGTCCCTGTTGCGGAGCTCCTCAGACGCGACATTCAGAACTCCAGTCAAG TTAAATCGGATAAATCATATATGGGTTATGATATATGGTTGCCAAGTCCACCAAAAGTGAAGAAGCCTCGTTCAGCATACAATGCAGCATCATTGGCATATCTTGGAGATTGCATATTTGAG CTATATGCTCGCAGACACTTTTTGTTTCCTCCACTGAATATGGAAGAATACAATGACCGTGTGATGGCAGTAGTTCGTTGTGAAGCACAA GATGCACTCCTGCAGAAACTTCTTGATGATTATTACTTATCAGAAGAGGAAAG GGATGTTCTCCGATGGGGAAAAAATATTGGTTCAGCTAAAACACGGACAAAAAAACGTGCTGGTGTTGCAGTTTATAACAGAGCATCTTCACTGGAAACACTG GTTGGTTATCTTTACCTGACAGATGTGAATCGTTTGGAGGAGGTGATGCGTAAGTTGGGATTCTCAACTGATGCTTCTACCCAGTTGGGCTTGCAGGAAACAGATA CTGTCACATGTGTTCTAAAGCACTGCTGA
- the LOC100853480 gene encoding uncharacterized protein LOC100853480, which translates to MSEGPKLYTNRPKKAQVKQFLQQQQMKGTGLSASSSPMGAQSSPPPPPQPKESFVRRYKFMWPLLLTVNLAVGAYIFMRTRKKDTGIEEEVAAAVVTTPVSTTAASTAPAPVIEKPIPSPPIMAPVKLPDPIPENQQREIFKWLLEEKRKVKPNNPEEKKRIDEEKAILKQFIRATSIPTF; encoded by the exons ATGAGTGAAGGACCAAAACTCTACACCAACAGACCCAAAAAAG CCCAGGTGAAGCAATTTCTGCAACAACAACAAATGAAAGGTACTGGTTTATCAGCATCATCGTCGCCAATGGGTGCGCAGTCTTCTCCGCCGCCTCCCCCGCAGCCGAAGGAGTCTTTTGTTCGGCGTTACAAATTCATGTGGCCTCTTCTCTTGACCGTCAATCTCGCTGTTGGAG CTTACATTTTTATGAGAACAAGAAAGAAAGATACAGGCATAGAGGAAGAAGTTGCAGCAGCTGTTGTCACTACTCCAGTTTCAACTACGGCTGCTTCAACTGCCCCAGCTCCGGTTATTGAAAAACCAATACCATCTCCACCTATCATGGCACCTGTGAAGTTGCCTGACCCAATTCCAGAGAACCAACAGCGCGAGATTTTCAAGTGGTTATTGGAAGAGAAGAGGAAGGTCAAGCCAAACAATCCTGAAGAGAAGAAGCGCATTGATGAAGAAAAAGCTATTCTGAAACAGTTCATTCGAGCAACATCCATCCCAACTTTCTGA